The bacterium genome has a window encoding:
- a CDS encoding SDR family oxidoreductase, with protein sequence MSDPFEGKRYVVTGASSGFGEAYAQALHARGASVILVARRKNRLHKLSQKLNAVRAHSAEIFPADLSDESSSSGGLRELEEFLREERVDGLINNAGFGSYGRFSDAATEVASAMIRVNVIAPLRLTKAVLPQMKQRNFGIIVHVASVAAFQPLPYMATYAATKSAICSLALSQHHELKSENIHVLAVCPGPVKTEFGQVAQFPGEFGGTIGDSIQSVIRDTIRGIERKKVLIFPGFAGKILGLSSRLCPPQISIPLLERLIRPK encoded by the coding sequence ATGTCTGATCCATTTGAAGGGAAAAGATATGTCGTTACTGGCGCATCTTCTGGCTTTGGAGAAGCCTATGCGCAAGCCCTTCATGCCCGCGGGGCATCCGTTATTCTTGTGGCGCGGAGAAAAAATCGTCTTCACAAACTCTCGCAGAAATTAAATGCCGTCAGGGCGCATTCTGCGGAAATATTTCCAGCAGATCTCTCTGACGAGTCAAGCTCAAGTGGTGGACTGAGAGAGCTTGAGGAGTTTCTTCGCGAAGAAAGAGTCGATGGTCTTATTAATAATGCTGGTTTCGGAAGCTATGGGCGTTTTTCAGATGCTGCTACTGAAGTTGCATCAGCAATGATTCGAGTAAATGTCATTGCGCCTCTTCGTCTTACGAAAGCTGTGCTGCCTCAGATGAAACAGAGAAACTTTGGAATTATTGTTCATGTGGCCTCGGTAGCAGCCTTTCAACCCTTGCCGTATATGGCGACGTATGCCGCAACAAAGTCAGCAATCTGCTCACTGGCGTTAAGTCAACATCATGAATTAAAATCTGAGAATATTCATGTTCTTGCAGTGTGTCCTGGTCCTGTAAAAACTGAGTTTGGACAAGTCGCTCAGTTTCCAGGTGAATTTGGCGGCACTATTGGTGATTCTATTCAATCGGTCATACGGGATACAATTCGAGGTATCGAGAGAAAGAAAGTCCTTATTTTTCCAGGTTTTGCGGGAAAGATTCTTGGCTTGAGCTCAAGGCTTTGCCCACCGCAAATCAGCATCCCTCTTCTTGAGCGGCTGATTCGACCAAAGTGA